CGACTGGACGCGGTTTCGGATCTGTTCCCCGCCCGCGCGGGGATGAACCGGCGCTGACCACGCCCGACAGGTTCCTGGCCGCCTGTTCCCCGCCCGCGCGGGGATGAACCGCCGCAGGCGCAGACCTGCCGGCAGGCTGCCCTCTGTTCCCCGCCCGCGCGGGGATGAACCGGCCTGGGCCGCTGCAGGTCGAGCGCGCGCTGTCTGTTCCCCGCCCGCGCGGGGATGAACCGGCGCAGCCGGCGCGCCACGCGGTCTGGATGGTCTGTTCCCCGCCCGCGCGGGGATGAACCGACGTCGGACGCCGGGTCGGCGACCTGCGCCTCCTGTTCCCCGCCCGCGCGGGGATGAACCGCGCGCAAAGCCCCGGCGTGGACCGCCAGAAGGCTGTTCCCCGCCCGCGCGGGGATGAACCGACGTGCAGCATGCGCTGGACGGTGTGCTTGTCCTGTTCCCCGCCCGCGCGGGGATGAACCGGTGCGGCGCAGGTCGCGGAACTGGAGCGTGGCCTGTTCCCCGCCCGCGCGGGGATGAACCGAGCCACGCGGCCGTCGGTCAGGAGGCTCACCCCTGTTCCCCGCCCGCGCGGGGATGAACCGGTCAACCGCGTGCAGGTGTTCCTGCGGGCGTCCTGTTCCCCGCCCGCGCGGGGATGAACCGGCGCGGTGCTTCCGAAACTTGAATTGCGGGTGCTGTTCCCCGCCCGCGCGGGGATGAACCGCGCGCGCTCGCGCGCTTCCACGCGCTTGGTCGCTGTTCCCCGCCCGCGCGGGGATGAACCGCTATATGTCCACGGATGGGGACAGTTCGGTCTCTGTTCCCCGCCCGCGCGGGGATGAACCGTTGAAACCGAGTTGCCCCGGCGCCGTGAGGCTCTGTTCCCCGCCCGCGCGGGGATGAACCGGCGGACTTTTCCGATGATCCGGGGCCGATGGGCTGTTCCCCGCCCGCGCGGGGATGAACCGTCTTCGGGATCGGTGGGATTGAGACGGCAAAACTGTTCCCCGCCCGCGCGGGGATGAACCGCTAGGCCCCATTGCGGCCCGAGGGGCACGCGGCTGTTCCCCGCCCGCGCGGGGATGAACCGGCCGGCGTGACCGCCGACCAGATCGCCGCGATCTGTTCCCCGCCCGCGCGGGGATGAACCGGGTTGAGCGCAGGGAAATACGCCCGCAAGTCCCTGTTCCCCGCCCGCGCGGGGATAAACCGGACCCCTGATGGCCGCCAACCCCTACACCTTCCTGTTCCCCGCCCGCGCGGGGATGAACCGTCGCCGTCGCGGTCCAGGTCCAGCCCGAGCTGCTGTTCCCCGCCCGCGCGGGGATGAACCGCGCACGCTCTCGGTGCTCTGGTCGGTTTCGATCTGTTCCCCGCCCGCGCGGGGATGAACCGTCACGCTTCTCGATCTTTCCGCGGCGGTAGTACTGTTCCCCGCCCGCGCGGGGATGAACCGGCGTCTACGCGGTGCCGTCCGAGATCTTCATTCTGTTCCCCGCCCGCGCGGGGATGAACCGACGCTACATCCGTGTCGATCCGGACATGGCACTTTATGTCGTATTCGAGATCGGCCAGCATCGGCCAGCGTTGGTGGGAGGCGACGACGGCCCATCCGACGCAGGACAGGAAGGGCCTAGCGGTCGTCGAGGGGATCGACAGGCGCCGCGGCGGCAAGCTGATCTGGAAACGAAAATGACGGCCGGGGTGATCCGACCGCCATGCCAGGTCCCTAGCAGGAGCATCACCGCTCTTCGGGTTCCCGGACATGATGAATATAGGCGTTTCAGCGGGGGTTATCAATGACCGGCGTCACGATGACCGTCACGCTCGAGGACCGTGAGGCACGGGAGAAGCTGCGCGCCCTGGTCGACCGGATGGAGCGCCCGGAAGGGTTCTACAAGCTGGTGGGCGATGCCATCGTCAATTCGACGAAGGAGAACTTCCAGTCGGAATCGGCCCCCGACGGCACGCCCTGGACGCCGCACGCGCCCTCGACCATCCGCCAGCGCATCCGGCGCGGCCAGGTGCCGATCACCAAGCTGCGCACCAACCCTGTTCCCCGCCCGCGCGGGGATTAACCGATCCTCGTCAACATGGCCGACGACCAAACAGCCTGTTCCCCGCCCGCGCGGGGATGTCCGGGCGCGCAGGTTTGCAAGGTAGTCGCGCGTGTCGGCCTACGGTCAACGGGCCGTTGCCGGGGATCAGGCGAACGGCCTCCAGCGCTTCGATCGCGGCAAAGGCCTCGAGCCATGCCGTGCTGTCGGAGAACTCCATGACACCGAGGAGGCGGCCGACATAGACGATGTCGCCGGTGGAGACGATGCGCGCGTCCGGCAACCAGACGAAGCTGTCGCCTGACGTATGCGCTGCTCCGGCGCCGCGCATGGCCAGTACTGCGGCGAGACTCGGCTTGGGCAGACGAAACCCCGAAAAAAGTTTCAATTCAGATCAGTGACTTGCCGGATAATTACGATTAACGCCCGGAGAATCTTTCTGGTGCAAGGGAGCAGAAACAACATCCTGCCTGGCCGCGTGATGGCGCGGTTCGCGACTACGACATCAAGTACAGCAAGGATCGGCCCGGCCTCGAAGATGCGATCCCGGGTTCCGGTCGCGAAGGACGGAGACCAAGACCCATGGATAAGAAGACCACCTCCCTCGGTCGCATGCCGCATGCCATCGGCGCGCCGCGTCATGGCCACCGCCGGTTCTCGCGCGAGATCGAGAATTTCTTTCGGGCGAAAGAGAACGGCCAATATCCTCTGCACAACAGGCTGTCGCGTGCCGCGAGCCGAGCGGACAGGCGGCGGTACCGCCGCGCGACGCCGAGGGCGCTGTAAGAACGGCTGAACCAGACAGGATCCCCACACCACTCTTCCCGCGAGGCGGGACCTTCGATCCGGCCCCGCCTCGGCCCAGACCCTGAACCGGACGCCCCCAGTCCGATGGACCG
This genomic window from Rhodovulum sp. ES.010 contains:
- a CDS encoding phage virion morphogenesis protein, which codes for MTGVTMTVTLEDREAREKLRALVDRMERPEGFYKLVGDAIVNSTKENFQSESAPDGTPWTPHAPSTIRQRIRRGQVPITKLRTNPVPRPRGD
- a CDS encoding MBL fold metallo-hydrolase; translation: MKLFSGFRLPKPSLAAVLAMRGAGAAHTSGDSFVWLPDARIVSTGDIVYVGRLLGVMEFSDSTAWLEAFAAIEALEAVRLIPGNGPLTVGRHARLPCKPARPDIPARAGNRLFGRRPC